A region from the Phycisphaerales bacterium genome encodes:
- a CDS encoding glycosyltransferase family 4 protein, whose protein sequence is MRITIVIPNIGLDGGLRVAALYAERLTARGHQILLAARRPRPLRKSHIARKLLAGRGVWRRWADPTHFDRIDSDLHVINEFRPIDDHDLPDADVVVATWWETAEWVSHLSPSKGKPVYFLQGYDAGSGQPADRVDATWRLPMQKITVAQWLADMARDEFNDPNAIIVPNGVDTTLFNAAPRRTKPATPTIGFVYHDLPIKGCDLIFGALEKLRAKHPDLRVRSFGLIGSTPRLSIPNWVEHTTCPSHARIVDLYSSCTAWAWGSRQEGFGLPILEAMACRTPVVATRAGAAPDLLASGDGGVLVPSDDANALADGLHEILLLNDDEWSRRSEQARTIAEHHSWDRAVELFEGALRRVADA, encoded by the coding sequence ATGCGCATCACCATCGTGATCCCCAACATCGGGCTGGACGGCGGCCTGCGCGTCGCCGCGCTCTACGCCGAGAGGCTCACCGCGCGCGGGCACCAGATCCTCCTCGCCGCCCGGCGGCCAAGACCGCTCCGAAAGTCGCACATCGCGAGGAAACTCCTCGCGGGTCGCGGCGTGTGGCGACGCTGGGCCGACCCCACCCATTTCGACCGCATCGACTCCGATCTCCATGTTATCAACGAGTTTCGCCCGATCGACGATCACGATCTCCCCGATGCCGACGTGGTGGTCGCGACGTGGTGGGAGACGGCCGAGTGGGTCTCACATCTCTCGCCCTCCAAGGGCAAACCCGTCTATTTCCTCCAGGGATACGACGCGGGTTCGGGGCAACCGGCAGACCGTGTCGACGCCACGTGGCGGCTTCCGATGCAGAAGATCACGGTCGCCCAGTGGCTCGCCGACATGGCACGCGACGAGTTCAACGACCCGAACGCGATCATCGTGCCCAACGGCGTGGACACGACGCTCTTCAACGCCGCTCCACGTCGCACCAAGCCCGCAACACCCACTATCGGCTTTGTGTATCACGATCTGCCCATCAAGGGTTGCGATCTCATCTTCGGCGCGCTCGAGAAACTCAGGGCCAAGCATCCCGATCTCCGCGTGCGCTCGTTCGGGCTTATCGGCTCCACGCCGCGGCTCTCTATTCCCAACTGGGTCGAGCACACCACCTGCCCATCGCACGCACGCATCGTCGATCTCTACTCCTCCTGCACCGCCTGGGCTTGGGGGAGCCGCCAGGAGGGCTTTGGGCTCCCGATTCTCGAGGCGATGGCCTGCAGAACTCCCGTCGTGGCGACCCGCGCGGGAGCCGCGCCCGATCTCCTCGCGAGCGGCGATGGCGGCGTTCTCGTTCCGTCCGACGACGCCAACGCCCTTGCCGATGGACTGCACGAGATCCTCTTGCTAAATGACGACGAGTGGTCGCGCCGCTCGGAGCAGGCCCGCACGATCGCCGAGCACCATAGTTGGGATCGGGCCGTCGAACTCTTCGAGGGCGCGCTGCGGCGCGTGGCCGACGCATGA